One genomic window of Azospirillum sp. TSH58 includes the following:
- a CDS encoding RsmB/NOP family class I SAM-dependent RNA methyltransferase: MSDASLAARSAALDLLRDVLRKSIPFDDAFDAHPELRGLDPRDRGFVRLLTATVLRRLGQIDALIQGSLAKPGLPKATVHDILRLGAAQLVFLGTPAHAAVDTAVELAAARGAEPYKGLINAVLRRIGREGTELAAQQDAGRLNTPDWLWLAWRQAYGIGRTRGIVEAHLHEAPLDITVKADPAAWAERLEARLLPTGTLRRAAGGNLTELPGFAEGAWWVQDLAASLPAKLFGDLAGKSAYDLCAAPGGKTAQLVAQGARVTAVDRSAKRLERVRENLARLNLSAEVLATDAATWTPDQPADAVLLDAPCSATGAIRRHPDILRVKTPEDIAKLAKAQSRLLAHAVDLVKPGGTLVYCTCSIQPEEGEAQIDRILARDKRVERLPITPGDLGGGLGGGHAGDGNLAELINERGEVRSLPGMLGDLGGIDGFFVARLRRLHD, encoded by the coding sequence ATGTCCGACGCCTCCCTCGCCGCGCGCTCCGCCGCGCTCGACCTTTTGCGCGATGTGCTGCGCAAATCCATTCCCTTCGACGATGCGTTCGACGCGCATCCGGAGTTGCGCGGGCTCGACCCGCGCGACCGCGGCTTCGTGCGGCTCCTGACCGCCACCGTGCTGCGCCGGCTCGGCCAGATCGACGCGCTGATCCAGGGCAGCCTCGCCAAGCCGGGCCTGCCCAAGGCCACCGTGCACGACATCCTGCGGCTGGGCGCGGCCCAGCTCGTCTTCCTCGGCACGCCCGCCCACGCCGCCGTCGACACGGCGGTGGAGCTGGCCGCGGCCCGGGGAGCCGAACCCTACAAGGGCCTGATCAACGCCGTCCTGCGCCGCATCGGCCGCGAGGGGACGGAGCTGGCCGCCCAGCAGGACGCCGGGCGCCTGAACACGCCGGACTGGCTGTGGCTGGCCTGGCGGCAGGCCTACGGCATCGGCCGCACCCGCGGCATCGTCGAGGCGCACCTGCACGAGGCGCCGCTGGACATCACCGTCAAGGCCGATCCCGCGGCCTGGGCGGAGCGGCTGGAGGCCAGGCTGCTGCCCACCGGCACGCTGCGCCGCGCCGCCGGCGGCAACCTGACGGAGCTGCCGGGCTTCGCCGAGGGCGCCTGGTGGGTGCAGGACCTTGCCGCCTCGCTGCCGGCCAAGCTGTTCGGCGATCTGGCGGGCAAGAGCGCCTACGACCTGTGCGCCGCCCCCGGCGGCAAGACCGCGCAGCTCGTCGCGCAGGGCGCGCGGGTGACGGCGGTCGACCGCTCCGCCAAGCGGCTGGAGCGGGTGCGGGAGAATCTGGCCCGCCTCAACCTGTCGGCGGAGGTGCTGGCGACCGACGCCGCCACCTGGACGCCGGACCAGCCCGCCGACGCGGTGCTGCTCGACGCCCCCTGCTCGGCCACCGGGGCGATCCGCCGCCACCCCGACATCCTGCGCGTGAAGACGCCGGAGGACATCGCCAAGCTGGCCAAGGCGCAGAGCCGCCTGTTGGCCCACGCCGTCGATCTGGTGAAGCCGGGCGGCACGCTGGTCTATTGCACCTGCTCCATCCAGCCGGAGGAGGGCGAGGCGCAGATCGACCGCATCCTGGCCCGCGACAAGCGGGTCGAGCGCCTGCCCATCACGCCTGGAGATCTGGGCGGCGGCTTGGGCGGCGGGCATGCGGGGGATGGCAATTTGGCCGAGTTGATCAACGAGCGCGGTGAGGTACGATCCCTGCCGGGCATGCTCGGGGACCTCGGCGGGATCGACGGGTTCTTCGTGGCACGGCTGCGACGGCTGCACGATTAG
- a CDS encoding exopolyphosphatase, whose protein sequence is MSDVTKYRLVTRSDFDGLVCAVLLKELGILDEIKFVHPKDMQDGKVEISDRDITTNLPYVPGVHLAFDHHLSETIRVGKRDNHIIEADAPSAARVVYNYYGGKERFPTISDAMMAAVDQADSAQYGIEDILKPQGWTLLNFIMDARTGLGRFRDFRISNYQLMMELIDYCRNHGIDEILALPDVKERVDLYTEHEAKFSDQLARCSTIRGNVVVIDLRREETIYAGNRFMIYAMYPESNVSIHVLWGLKQQNTVLACGKSIINRSSKTNIGPLMLEYGGGGHEAAGTCQVDNDKAEAVLEEIVGRMRADG, encoded by the coding sequence ATGTCCGACGTCACGAAATACCGCCTCGTCACCCGGTCCGATTTCGACGGGCTGGTCTGCGCCGTGCTCCTGAAGGAGCTTGGCATCCTCGACGAGATCAAGTTCGTGCATCCCAAGGACATGCAGGACGGCAAGGTCGAGATTTCCGACCGCGACATCACCACCAACCTGCCCTATGTGCCCGGCGTCCATCTCGCCTTCGACCACCATCTGTCGGAGACGATCCGCGTCGGCAAGCGCGACAACCACATCATCGAGGCCGACGCCCCCTCCGCCGCCCGCGTCGTCTACAATTATTACGGCGGCAAGGAGCGTTTCCCGACCATCTCCGACGCGATGATGGCCGCGGTCGATCAGGCCGACTCCGCCCAGTACGGCATCGAGGACATCCTGAAGCCGCAGGGCTGGACCCTGCTGAACTTCATCATGGACGCGCGCACCGGCCTCGGCCGCTTCCGCGACTTCCGGATCTCCAACTACCAGCTGATGATGGAGCTGATCGACTATTGCCGGAACCACGGCATCGACGAGATTTTGGCCCTGCCCGACGTGAAGGAGCGGGTGGACCTCTACACCGAGCATGAGGCGAAATTCTCCGACCAGCTCGCCCGCTGCAGCACGATCCGCGGCAACGTCGTGGTCATCGACCTGCGCCGGGAAGAGACCATCTACGCCGGCAACCGCTTCATGATCTACGCGATGTACCCGGAATCGAACGTGTCGATCCATGTGCTGTGGGGCCTGAAGCAGCAGAACACGGTGCTGGCCTGCGGCAAGTCGATCATCAACCGCAGCTCCAAGACCAACATCGGCCCGCTGATGCTGGAGTATGGCGGCGGCGGCCACGAGGCCGCGGGCACCTGTCAGGTGGACAACGACAAGGCCGAGGCGGTGCTGGAGGAGATCGTCGGGCGCATGCGCGCCGACGGCTGA
- the htpX gene encoding zinc metalloprotease HtpX, which translates to MTSYVKTTILLAGLTALFMGIGYLIGGKGGMMIAFVMALGMNLFSYWNSGDMVLSMYGAREVDAYTAPEYYGIVQQLAERAGLPMPRVYIMENDQPNAFATGRNPENAAVAATTGLLRLLSPEEIAGVMAHELAHVKNRDTLIMTITATIAGAISMIANFGMFFGASQGNSQNGQGGNPLGLIGGILIAVLAPFAAMIVQMAISRTREYEADRIGAEICGRPLWLADALTRIHNYAHQIPNYAAESNPATAHLFIANPLHGRSLDSLFSTHPNMEERVRRLRGMAGPSFMPRSPWG; encoded by the coding sequence ATGACCAGCTATGTGAAGACCACCATCCTCCTCGCCGGCCTGACCGCCCTGTTCATGGGCATCGGCTATCTGATCGGCGGCAAGGGCGGCATGATGATCGCCTTCGTCATGGCGCTCGGCATGAACCTGTTCAGCTACTGGAACTCCGGCGACATGGTTCTGTCCATGTACGGCGCGCGGGAGGTCGACGCCTACACCGCCCCCGAATATTACGGCATCGTCCAGCAGCTGGCAGAGCGCGCCGGCCTGCCGATGCCGCGCGTCTACATCATGGAGAACGACCAGCCCAACGCCTTCGCCACCGGGCGCAACCCGGAGAACGCCGCGGTCGCCGCCACCACCGGCCTGCTGCGCCTGCTGAGCCCGGAGGAGATCGCCGGCGTCATGGCGCATGAGCTGGCCCATGTGAAGAACCGCGACACGCTGATCATGACGATCACCGCGACCATCGCGGGCGCCATCTCCATGATCGCCAACTTCGGCATGTTCTTCGGCGCGTCGCAGGGCAACAGCCAGAACGGGCAGGGCGGCAACCCGCTGGGGCTGATCGGCGGCATCCTGATCGCCGTCCTGGCCCCCTTCGCCGCGATGATCGTCCAGATGGCGATCAGCCGCACCCGCGAGTACGAGGCCGACCGCATCGGCGCGGAGATCTGCGGGCGCCCGCTGTGGCTGGCCGACGCGCTGACCCGCATCCACAACTACGCCCACCAGATCCCGAACTACGCGGCGGAATCCAACCCGGCCACGGCGCATCTGTTCATCGCCAACCCGCTGCACGGGCGCAGCCTCGACAGCCTGTTCTCCACCCACCCGAACATGGAGGAGCGGGTCCGCCGGCTGCGCGGCATGGCCGGCCCCTCCTTCATGCCGCGCAGCCCCTGGGGGTGA
- a CDS encoding DUF1674 domain-containing protein, whose amino-acid sequence MTETKTTGPAPQDAEKADAETTPETGAKGPEQMPGEIGGPKGPEPTRFGDWEFKGRCSDF is encoded by the coding sequence ATGACCGAGACGAAGACCACCGGCCCGGCACCGCAGGACGCCGAAAAGGCTGACGCCGAAACGACCCCCGAAACCGGCGCCAAGGGACCCGAGCAGATGCCCGGCGAAATCGGCGGCCCGAAGGGACCGGAGCCGACCCGCTTCGGCGATTGGGAGTTCAAGGGCCGCTGCTCGGACTTCTAA
- a CDS encoding thermonuclease family protein, which translates to MAGIWAGLWAGIWLAILCISLAGAVRAAPPALPGPIPAEVLEVLDGDTLLVRATIWLGQVVETHVRVDGLDAPEMRARCPRERELAETARDHARLLIGAAPVRLLDVQPDKYGGRVRARVLTGGGADLSAALIEAGLARPYHGERRQPWCDGTGMG; encoded by the coding sequence TTGGCCGGAATATGGGCCGGACTATGGGCCGGGATTTGGCTCGCCATTCTGTGCATATCGCTGGCCGGCGCCGTCCGGGCCGCTCCGCCCGCCCTGCCCGGCCCGATCCCGGCGGAGGTGCTGGAGGTCCTTGACGGCGACACGCTGCTGGTGCGCGCCACCATCTGGCTGGGTCAGGTGGTGGAAACCCATGTCCGGGTGGACGGGCTGGACGCGCCGGAGATGCGCGCCCGCTGCCCTCGTGAGCGGGAACTGGCGGAGACCGCCCGCGACCATGCGCGCCTCCTGATCGGGGCTGCTCCGGTGCGGCTGCTCGACGTCCAGCCCGACAAGTATGGCGGGCGGGTGCGCGCCCGCGTGCTGACCGGCGGAGGCGCCGACCTGTCGGCCGCGCTGATCGAAGCGGGGCTTGCCCGCCCCTATCACGGCGAACGGCGCCAGCCCTGGTGCGACGGGACGGGCATGGGCTAA
- the acs gene encoding acetate--CoA ligase — MSDNSFFPVKPEIAKTAYVDEAAYARLYEQSINDPEAFWGEQGKRIDWIKPYSKVKDVSYTGDVHIKWFYDGTLNVSANCVDRHLATRGDQTAIIFEGDDPGVSKHITYKELHEQVCRLANVLKKNGVKKGDRVTIYLPMIPEAAYAMLACARVGAIHSIVFGGFSPDSLKDRIVDCDSHFVITSDEGLRGGRKVPLKANADKAVAAAPGVKHVLVVKHTGGDVAWTEGRDLWYHEETASVSADCPPEEMSAEDPLFILYTSGSTGKPKGVLHTTGGYLVYASMTHQYVFDYKDGEVYWCTADVGWVTGHSYIVYGPLANGATTLMFEGVPTYPDISRFWQVVDKHKVNIFYTAPTAIRSLMREGEGPVKKTSRSSLRILGSVGEPINPEAWLWYYNVVGEGRCPIVDTWWQTETGGILITPLPGAIGQKPGSATKPFFGVKPVVVDNDGKELEGETEGNLCIADSWPGQMRTVFGDHERFVQTYFSTFAGYYFTGDGCRRDADGYYWITGRVDDVINVSGHRMGTAEVESALVAHPKVAEAAVVGYPHDLKGQGIYAYVTLNAGESPTEELRKELVAWVRKEIGPIASPDLIQWSPGLPKTRSGKIMRRILRKIAANEHDSLGDTSTLADPTVVTDLIENRMNNA; from the coding sequence ATGTCCGACAATTCGTTTTTTCCTGTTAAGCCGGAAATCGCCAAAACCGCTTACGTGGACGAAGCCGCCTACGCCCGCCTGTACGAGCAATCGATCAACGATCCGGAAGCCTTCTGGGGCGAGCAGGGCAAGCGCATCGACTGGATCAAGCCCTACAGCAAGGTGAAGGACGTCAGCTACACCGGCGACGTCCACATCAAGTGGTTCTACGACGGCACGCTGAACGTCTCCGCCAACTGCGTCGACCGCCACCTCGCGACGCGCGGCGACCAGACCGCCATCATCTTCGAAGGCGACGATCCGGGCGTTTCCAAGCACATCACCTACAAGGAACTGCACGAGCAGGTCTGCCGCCTCGCCAACGTCCTGAAGAAGAACGGCGTCAAGAAGGGCGATCGCGTCACCATCTACCTGCCGATGATCCCCGAGGCCGCCTACGCCATGCTGGCCTGCGCGCGCGTCGGCGCCATCCACTCCATCGTGTTCGGCGGCTTCTCGCCGGACAGCCTGAAGGACCGCATCGTCGACTGCGACAGCCACTTCGTCATCACCTCCGACGAGGGGCTGCGCGGCGGCCGCAAGGTTCCGCTGAAGGCGAACGCCGACAAGGCCGTCGCCGCGGCGCCGGGCGTCAAGCATGTGCTGGTCGTCAAGCACACCGGCGGCGACGTCGCCTGGACCGAGGGCCGCGACCTCTGGTACCACGAGGAGACCGCGTCGGTCTCCGCCGACTGCCCGCCGGAGGAGATGAGCGCGGAAGACCCGCTGTTCATCCTCTACACCTCGGGCTCGACCGGCAAGCCGAAGGGCGTGCTGCACACCACCGGCGGCTATCTCGTCTACGCGTCGATGACCCACCAGTACGTCTTCGACTACAAGGACGGCGAGGTCTACTGGTGCACGGCCGACGTGGGCTGGGTCACCGGCCACAGCTACATCGTCTACGGCCCGCTGGCCAACGGCGCCACCACGCTGATGTTCGAAGGCGTGCCGACCTATCCGGACATCTCCCGCTTCTGGCAGGTGGTGGACAAGCACAAGGTCAACATCTTCTACACCGCTCCGACCGCCATCCGCTCGCTGATGCGCGAGGGTGAGGGTCCGGTGAAGAAGACGTCGCGGTCCTCGCTGCGCATCCTGGGGTCGGTGGGCGAGCCGATCAACCCGGAAGCCTGGCTGTGGTACTACAACGTGGTTGGCGAGGGCCGTTGCCCGATCGTCGACACCTGGTGGCAGACCGAGACCGGCGGCATCCTGATCACCCCGCTGCCGGGCGCCATCGGCCAGAAGCCGGGTTCGGCGACCAAGCCCTTCTTCGGCGTCAAGCCGGTCGTCGTGGACAACGACGGCAAGGAGCTGGAAGGCGAGACGGAAGGCAACCTCTGCATCGCCGACAGCTGGCCGGGCCAGATGCGCACGGTGTTCGGCGACCACGAGCGCTTCGTCCAGACCTACTTCTCGACCTTCGCGGGCTACTACTTCACCGGTGACGGCTGCCGCCGCGACGCGGACGGCTATTACTGGATCACCGGCCGCGTGGACGACGTGATCAACGTGTCCGGCCACCGCATGGGCACGGCGGAAGTGGAAAGCGCGCTGGTCGCCCACCCGAAGGTCGCCGAGGCTGCCGTCGTCGGCTACCCGCACGACCTCAAGGGCCAGGGCATCTACGCCTACGTCACGCTCAACGCCGGGGAAAGCCCGACGGAGGAGCTGCGCAAGGAGCTGGTGGCCTGGGTGCGCAAGGAGATCGGCCCGATCGCCTCGCCGGACCTGATCCAGTGGTCGCCGGGCCTGCCGAAGACCCGTTCGGGCAAGATCATGCGCCGCATCCTGCGCAAGATCGCCGCGAACGAGCACGACAGCCTGGGCGACACCTCGACGCTGGCCGATCCGACCGTCGTGACCGACCTGATCGAGAACCGCATGAACAACGCCTGA
- a CDS encoding EVE domain-containing protein: protein MARWLLKSEPFKYSWERMVADGTTHWDGVRNHQASNNLKAMKVGDRAFFYHSNEGLEVVGVVEIAREYYPDPSDEAGRFGMVDVRALLPVKTPVTLKTMKADPLLQGMALVKQSRLSVCPVSDAEWAHVCALAGIEA from the coding sequence ATGGCCCGCTGGCTTCTGAAGTCGGAGCCCTTCAAATACTCGTGGGAGCGCATGGTCGCCGACGGCACCACCCATTGGGACGGCGTGCGCAACCATCAGGCGTCGAACAACCTGAAGGCCATGAAGGTCGGCGACCGCGCCTTCTTCTACCACTCCAACGAGGGGCTGGAGGTGGTCGGCGTCGTCGAGATCGCGCGGGAATACTACCCGGACCCGAGCGACGAGGCGGGCCGCTTCGGCATGGTGGACGTGCGGGCGCTGCTGCCCGTGAAGACGCCGGTCACGCTGAAGACGATGAAGGCCGATCCGCTGCTCCAGGGCATGGCCCTGGTCAAGCAGTCGCGCCTGTCGGTCTGCCCGGTGTCGGACGCCGAATGGGCGCATGTCTGCGCGCTGGCCGGGATCGAGGCGTGA
- a CDS encoding YciI family protein — protein sequence MLYMFHCTDKAGAAQVRADNRPAHLAYLEAHADRLFAAGPLLSDDGQGMAGSLLIVECADEAAAKDFAANDPYAQAGLFESVEIRAWRRVYPKS from the coding sequence ATGCTCTACATGTTCCATTGCACCGACAAGGCCGGCGCCGCCCAGGTGCGGGCCGACAACCGCCCCGCTCATCTGGCCTATCTGGAAGCGCACGCCGACCGCCTGTTCGCCGCCGGCCCGCTGCTGTCCGACGACGGCCAGGGCATGGCCGGCAGCCTGCTGATCGTGGAGTGCGCCGACGAGGCCGCCGCGAAGGACTTCGCCGCCAACGACCCCTACGCCCAGGCCGGGCTGTTCGAGAGCGTGGAGATCCGGGCGTGGCGCCGGGTCTACCCGAAGTCCTGA
- a CDS encoding NAD(P)H-dependent glycerol-3-phosphate dehydrogenase — MAATDFRRIGVIGGGAWGTALALAALRAGREALLWAREPAVVESVNAARENRDYLPGVTLPAELRATGDLGEVAACDAILLVTPAQHLRSACAGLAAHLRPGTPLVICAKGIELDSHALMSEAAAAALPAGTPLAVLSGPTFAAEVARGLPTAVTLACADAALGARLVEALGSRTFRPYLSDDVVGSQIGGAVKNVLAIACGVVEGRKLGDNARAALITRGLAEITRLALALGGRPETLMGLSGLGDLTLTCSSLQSRNMSLGAALGAGRTLAEVLAERRSVAEGVYTAAAVVGLAGKKGVDMPLCAAVDAILNRGAGLDATIDGLLSRPFREEGR, encoded by the coding sequence ATGGCGGCAACGGACTTCCGGCGCATCGGCGTGATCGGCGGCGGGGCCTGGGGCACGGCGCTGGCTCTGGCCGCCCTGCGCGCCGGGCGGGAGGCCCTGCTGTGGGCGCGCGAGCCGGCGGTGGTCGAGTCGGTCAACGCCGCGCGGGAGAACCGCGACTATCTGCCGGGCGTCACCTTGCCCGCCGAGCTGCGCGCGACCGGCGATCTGGGCGAGGTCGCCGCCTGCGACGCCATCCTTCTCGTCACCCCGGCCCAGCATCTGCGCAGCGCCTGCGCCGGCCTCGCCGCCCATCTGCGGCCGGGCACCCCGCTGGTCATCTGCGCCAAGGGGATCGAGCTGGACAGCCACGCCCTGATGAGCGAGGCCGCCGCCGCCGCGCTGCCGGCGGGGACGCCGCTGGCCGTGCTGTCCGGTCCGACCTTCGCGGCGGAGGTGGCGCGCGGCCTGCCGACCGCGGTGACGCTGGCCTGCGCCGACGCCGCGCTGGGCGCCCGGCTGGTCGAGGCGCTGGGCAGCCGCACCTTCCGCCCCTACCTGTCGGACGATGTGGTGGGCTCGCAGATCGGCGGGGCGGTGAAGAACGTGCTGGCCATCGCCTGCGGCGTGGTGGAGGGCCGCAAGCTGGGCGACAACGCGCGGGCGGCGCTGATCACCCGCGGACTGGCCGAGATCACCCGGCTGGCCCTGGCGCTCGGCGGCCGGCCGGAGACGCTGATGGGGCTGTCGGGGCTGGGCGACCTGACGCTGACCTGTTCCAGCCTGCAATCGCGCAACATGTCGCTGGGCGCCGCCCTGGGCGCCGGCCGGACGCTGGCCGAGGTGCTGGCGGAGCGCCGTTCCGTCGCCGAGGGCGTCTACACCGCCGCCGCGGTGGTCGGGCTGGCCGGGAAGAAGGGCGTGGACATGCCGCTCTGCGCCGCCGTGGACGCCATCCTGAACCGCGGCGCCGGGCTGGACGCGACGATCGACGGGCTGCTGTCGCGGCCCTTCCGCGAGGAGGGGCGCTGA
- a CDS encoding GNAT family N-acetyltransferase: MTLTFRTAGRDDVPEIVRLIADDALSTGGDVYGEPLDPLYWEAFDRMAAQPGNSIVLAERDGRIVGCFQFTVTHGLARRGAARATVEAVKVDGALRGQGIGSAMMRHAIALARAEGCVMVQLTSQTRRTDAHRFYERLGFRASHVGMKLLLTAEA, translated from the coding sequence GTGACCCTGACCTTCCGCACCGCCGGGCGCGACGACGTGCCGGAGATCGTCCGGCTGATCGCCGACGACGCCCTGTCCACCGGCGGCGACGTCTACGGCGAGCCGCTGGACCCGCTCTATTGGGAGGCCTTCGACCGCATGGCGGCCCAGCCGGGCAATTCCATCGTGCTGGCGGAGCGGGACGGACGGATCGTCGGCTGCTTCCAGTTCACCGTCACCCACGGGCTGGCCCGCCGGGGCGCGGCGCGGGCGACGGTGGAGGCGGTGAAGGTGGACGGCGCGCTGCGCGGCCAGGGGATCGGCAGCGCCATGATGCGGCACGCCATCGCGCTGGCCCGCGCCGAGGGCTGCGTGATGGTGCAGCTGACCAGCCAGACCCGGCGCACCGACGCCCACCGCTTCTACGAGCGGCTGGGCTTCCGGGCGAGCCATGTCGGGATGAAGCTTCTGCTGACAGCGGAGGCGTGA
- the tsaD gene encoding tRNA (adenosine(37)-N6)-threonylcarbamoyltransferase complex transferase subunit TsaD produces the protein MIVLGIETSCDETAAAIVTDAREIRADVVLSQLDDHTPYGGVVPEIAARAHLEHLDGLIRRAMAESGLGFADIDAVAATGGPGLIGGVIVGVMTAKAIAAARGLPFVAVNHLEGHALTARLTDDVPFPYLLLLVSGGHCQLLVVEGGGRYRRLGTTIDDAVGEAFDKTAKLLGLGYPGGPLLEKAAALATDPGRFDLPRPMVGRPGCDFSFSGLKTAVRRHVEELGTPLSAADRADLAAAFQTTVAEVMADRCARAMRQFKEMHPQGGALVVAGGVAANRTLRARLQKLADREGMPFVAPPLRLCTDNAAMIAWAGIERLRLGQTDPLDFAPRPRWPLDPTAKPAIGKAGVGSGVKA, from the coding sequence ATGATCGTTCTTGGAATCGAAACGAGCTGCGACGAGACGGCGGCGGCCATCGTGACCGACGCGCGGGAGATCCGCGCCGACGTGGTGCTCTCGCAGCTGGACGACCACACGCCCTACGGCGGGGTGGTGCCGGAAATCGCCGCGCGCGCCCATCTGGAGCATCTGGACGGGCTGATCCGCCGCGCCATGGCGGAGTCCGGGCTGGGCTTCGCCGACATCGACGCCGTGGCGGCGACCGGCGGGCCGGGGCTGATCGGCGGGGTGATCGTCGGGGTGATGACCGCCAAGGCCATCGCCGCGGCGCGCGGCCTGCCCTTCGTCGCGGTGAACCATCTGGAAGGTCACGCGCTGACCGCCCGGCTGACCGACGACGTGCCTTTTCCCTACCTGCTGCTGCTGGTGTCCGGCGGGCATTGCCAGCTTCTGGTCGTGGAGGGGGGGGGCCGCTACCGGCGGCTCGGCACCACCATCGACGACGCGGTGGGGGAGGCGTTCGACAAGACGGCCAAGCTGCTCGGCCTCGGCTATCCCGGCGGGCCGCTGCTGGAGAAGGCGGCGGCGCTGGCGACCGATCCTGGCCGCTTCGACCTGCCGCGCCCGATGGTCGGGCGCCCCGGCTGCGATTTCTCCTTCTCCGGCCTGAAGACCGCGGTGCGGCGCCATGTCGAGGAATTGGGGACGCCGCTGTCGGCGGCGGACCGGGCCGACCTCGCCGCCGCCTTCCAGACCACGGTGGCGGAGGTGATGGCCGACCGCTGCGCCCGCGCCATGCGCCAGTTCAAGGAGATGCACCCGCAAGGCGGCGCCCTGGTGGTGGCCGGCGGGGTGGCGGCCAACAGGACGCTGCGCGCCCGCCTGCAAAAGCTGGCCGACCGCGAGGGCATGCCCTTCGTGGCGCCGCCGCTGCGGCTGTGCACCGACAACGCGGCGATGATCGCCTGGGCGGGGATCGAGCGCTTGCGGCTGGGCCAGACCGACCCGCTGGACTTCGCCCCGCGCCCGCGCTGGCCGCTCGATCCGACCGCCAAGCCCGCCATCGGCAAGGCCGGGGTCGGCTCCGGCGTGAAGGCGTGA
- a CDS encoding bifunctional 2-polyprenyl-6-hydroxyphenol methylase/3-demethylubiquinol 3-O-methyltransferase UbiG, which yields MNKDVPDDDASIVYYDGDYPSLEIGEARAEHAATLARLGILGDVPFYKERAAETGGPILEIGCGSGRLTIPLARAGHTVWAVDVSAAMLDQLRAKLEREAPEVRDRVHVVRQDAAALDLPVRDFRLAVLPFNVLMLIPDLTVERRTLAAAAAHLAPGGALALDVMNPLTLPMDAETKPSPSEPRRNPHSGNRYIRNTLATRLDERQCQRIHGWYDELLPDGKIAVTEYGFTWRMIFRYELELMLESAGFAVERLAGDFEDAPWTVDSRRMVVTARRASPFTAAPFTKE from the coding sequence ATGAACAAGGACGTCCCCGACGACGACGCCAGCATCGTCTATTACGACGGCGATTACCCGTCGCTGGAGATCGGCGAGGCGCGGGCGGAGCACGCGGCGACGCTGGCCCGGCTGGGCATCCTGGGCGACGTGCCCTTCTACAAGGAGCGCGCGGCGGAGACCGGCGGCCCGATCCTGGAGATCGGCTGCGGCAGCGGGCGCCTGACCATCCCGCTGGCCCGCGCCGGGCACACGGTGTGGGCGGTGGACGTCTCCGCCGCCATGCTCGACCAGCTCCGCGCCAAGCTGGAACGCGAGGCGCCGGAGGTGCGGGACCGCGTCCATGTGGTGCGGCAGGACGCCGCGGCGCTGGACCTGCCGGTGCGGGATTTCCGGCTCGCCGTCCTTCCCTTCAACGTGCTGATGCTGATCCCCGACCTGACGGTGGAGCGCCGCACGCTGGCCGCCGCCGCCGCCCATCTGGCGCCGGGCGGCGCGCTGGCGCTGGACGTGATGAACCCGCTGACCCTGCCGATGGACGCCGAGACGAAGCCCAGCCCGTCGGAGCCGCGGCGCAACCCGCACAGCGGCAACCGCTACATCCGCAACACCCTGGCCACCCGCCTGGACGAGCGGCAGTGCCAGCGCATCCACGGCTGGTACGACGAGCTGCTGCCGGACGGCAAGATCGCGGTGACCGAATACGGCTTCACCTGGCGGATGATCTTCCGCTACGAGCTGGAGCTGATGCTGGAGAGCGCCGGATTCGCCGTGGAACGGCTGGCCGGCGATTTCGAGGACGCCCCGTGGACGGTCGACAGCCGCCGCATGGTGGTCACGGCGCGGCGCGCCTCCCCCTTCACCGCCGCCCCCTTCACCAAAGAGTAG